The Geovibrio ferrireducens nucleotide sequence GAGCCATAAAATACCTCTTAGGTTTTTATTGATAATCAATGTTAAATCAGGAAAACAACAGGAACATCGTACCATGGTACAGGTACGCATATTTTTTTGAAAAAAGTTTTCATGAAGCAGATAAACTGCTGATGTGAGAGGCAAATAAAAAAAGATAAAAATTGAGTTATTTGGAGGGGAGATTTGGGGGAAGTACAGGGAATTTTGATATTAGCCAAACGTAATGAGTATGGTTTTATTTTTTCCCTCTGTTTAATCTCTTAACTGATAGTTTTTTCCAAATACTATCAGCTAAACAAATTTCCTTGTCCGTAAACCCATAGCCTTGTTTCAAAATATGTTGATTAGTGATTTTTAAAATTTCCATAATATTCTTTTGTTCTCTCATAACTCTATCAATGGTAGAAAGTAATTCTGCGTTTTTTTCTTGATAAGGCAATAAAATTTGTTCTGTTTCGCTTGGCATTAATTCCAACACACCGCCGCCATAGCTACGACCTACAATTTCAGAAAATGCCAATGAAAGCGAATTATAAAAACTTGCAATAAACGCCTTTTTATTAGTTGTATTTTTAATGAAAACACGGTGCATCGTATCTGTGGTATATGCATTAGCTTCATTCAGTATTAGACGAGGAAATAAATTATTTCTGCGTACGAATAATGCATCTGAAAGTTTGATAGATGGAATAACAAACCAATCATCACGAATGCCTGTTTTATAACCGTGATGGATACCAAGTGATTCTCCATACCTTAAATAATTGTTTACCTCTACATGTCCGTTGAGTTTTTCTTTAGGAGGGAAAATCAATAGGTTTGCCTTGACTTCTGCATGCAGATTAGTAAGCCAATCATTTTCAGTGAAAATAACACCATTCACTTGAACGCTTCTACCGACCATCGGTTTTGCAAATTCTTCTAAACAATAACGAGCAACTGTCGAAGCAGGAACGGTGAAATAATTATTTGCTCCTGTTGTTATTCCGACTTCTACACTTGCGTAGTTCCCAATTGTCGGAATTTTTCTTTTTACAGTAATATTTTCTAAAAAATCAATTTCGTCTTGTTCCAAAAAATAATAAGTCCATTTATTGGATTTAAAATCTATTCTTTTGGCAGGGCATTTCAACCTATTTATATCCAAAGTTGAAAGGTCAGAAGCATCTCGCAATTCTAAGTGTTCAATTAAATGTGAATCATTCCCATTTTTTTCGCATAAAAGTAAAACCACCTCTTGTTGAATATCTGTAAATACAAGCTTCTCAAATGAGATAATATTGATCTTGTTATAGTAATGAGCTAAAAATTCACGCAATTGCTTTGCATATGAAACTTGCAATAATTCAGCAGGAATGACAAAACCTATCTTCCCTTTTTCCTTTAACAATAAGCTTGAACCAACTACAAAAGAAACCCAAGCGTTAGTAAGTTTTGAATATTTTAATCCCGCTCTTCTGAATATTACATCTGCTTCCTGTTGCTGATCTTTATTGAAATATTGATAGCGGATATAAGGAGGATTACCAACAACTAAATCAAATTTTTCTATTGTCTTATTACAATACGAATGGAAGTCAGTATTAATAATGGTTTTATTTCTAAGTTTGATTTTGTTAGTCTTCCTTGCTTCAATTTCATCAAGTTCAATAGCAGTTACTGATTTAAACTTGTGATTATCTTTTTTTAGTTGTTCTAAAAAAATTCCATCTCCACAGCTCGGTTCTAATATTTCATAATCAGAGCTTCCGTTAATAGCCCATTTTAATATAAATGAAACTATTGCTGCTGGAGTGTAAAAACCACCACGAAGTTTTTCAGTTGTTATATTATCAATTAGCTTCATACAATTCTTTGATTAAAGGGATCAATAAATCATCATTACCTAAATTATATAATTTGGCTAACAGTTTATCTAAGTTCGTTCTTTCTTTCGAAAAACATCTTTCAAGTGATGTTAAAGTTCTCTTATCTCCTGTATTAGCATCTATTATATCATGAATTTTAATTAACTCTTTTTGAGTTTTAACTATATTATCATGAAGCATTTTTTCATTTGAGTTATTAAAATCAATTTTGCGAATTGGTAAATTTTTTAAAACTTTTGTACCTCTTGCAATGTAGCCACCTCTGAAAACTTCACCATATAAGACACTAAACCACTCTAAATATTTTGAATTGAGAATAGCCTGAATATAGTAAATGGAGTACTTCAGAGTTTCAGGAATGGCAACTACACAATAACCAGCTGTGCCTCCAGATGAAATCAATGTCCCATGCGTGTCAATTGCATATTTGTCGCCAACGGAAAGAACACCAACAATAATTTTTTGTGGTAACCCGCAACTATCCAAACTTTGATGCCTGCCGTATCTATGCCATTCGTCCTGAGTTTGAGGAATAGGTTTAATATCTCTTTTTGAATTACTTAAAATTGTTTTTTTTGATTGTAAATACTTATAAGCCAAAGGGAATTGCTTTTGAATGGTCGCAAGAGGAATTATACTAACACCAGTCTGTGTTGGATAATATGGATATATAACCCTCGCGTTTGGTTTAAAAGTTCTGTAGGTGTATAAATTATCTTCGCCAGAAGAAGTTTTGAAATATGGTTTTGTAATTTCTTTTTCTATTTGATAGTTAACACCACTTTTAGAAAAGTAATAATAGTTATTATCCTCACTAGTTGGTATGAAAATGTAAACATCATTTGCACTTGTCTGAATGCCGTTAAAAATATTCTCATCACCAGTTAAATCAACTAATTTTACACTTTTGGAAACAATTTTATGATACACATCAGTTAGTTCAGATGGAACTAATACCCAAGTTTCATTGTTTAAATCTTCAAATCTTTTGAAAGCAAAATTCAGTGCTTCAGGTTTACGTACTTTCCAACTCTTAAGGTTTTTTACTTCTGTGTATTGAAAAAATTCTTGTGCTCTCTTGTTCAAAATGAGCAAGCAGGTGTATGTTGTTTTGTCTGCAAAAACCTGATTTGCACCAAACGAAACGATTGAATGCAAATGCTTATTATCTGCAAGTAACTTGCGGAGTTTTTGCCCTGAACCAACTTTAGTGAACTTATTTGGAACAATATAACCCAGAATCCCGTCATCAGTTAATAAATCTAAACCTTGCTCAATAAATAAGAAATATTTATCAAATTGTTTATAAGCTGTCTTATAATACCTTTTATAAACAGGTAATTCAAGTGGTGTGATATTTTTCATATCTTCAGACTTCATATAAGGTGGATTACCAACAATAGCATCAAAACGAAGTTTTGAGAAATCAAACGGATTTATCTCTGTTGGATTTTCAGTTTGAGATGGATTCAATAAACTGTTTCCAAAAAATATATTTTCTGAAAGATCAGGTAAGACAGGTTTTGTATCATTGGTTGAATTCATATCTTCACTTTCCAATAATTTCAGCAATAAACCAAATTTCGTTGCTTCAACGGCGTTGTAATCTTTATCAACCCCGAAAACACAATTCAATAAAACTTGTCGTTTAATTTCAAATGGTAATTTGTAAGTATTAACATCTGTTTGAATGAGTTTTGATTGGCTATTGTTTTTTAAGTAATAGTCAACCAAAGTGTCGTGTAGCAGTTGAAAAAGTTCTAACAAAAATGCTCCTGAACCGCACGCGATGTCAGCAAACTTCAATTTAAAAATTTCTTTGTCTGTTTTATCTTTAATTTTTGGTAAAATAGTATTTCTCAAAATGTCGTTGATGATAAATACTGGAGTGGTAACAATATCTCTGTCACTATTTTCTTCTTTCTTCACTAATTCGACGATTTTATTTTGAATTATTAATTTTTCAGAAAGAAAAATTTCATAAATACTTCCCAAAATATCAGAAGAAAAAACACTGAAAGAGTATGGGCTTTCAGGGTAATAAAGTTGTTTTATAATTTCCCAAAAAACAGAGCTAATATCTTTTACGATTTTATTTCCTAATCGCTGGTCAAATAGTCCTGAATTATAGCGTTTGTCTGATTTATGAAATTTATTGATTAAGGCTTCGAAGTCATCAGCGTTAGCAAACGACAAAAGTGTTTGGTAATTCTCCAAATTTCTATCTTCACAAACACGCAGAAATAATATACGATTTAGATAATTTTGAACAATATCGTTTAATAATTGTTCATTAATTTCTTGGTCATGTTTATAAATTTCAAAACCTAATAATTTTCGCCATTCATTGATTTGTTTAAGGAAGAGATTATCAACAGAATATTGAACGATCTTATTTTCAATATATCTCCACTCGTTATCAAAAGAACCTGTATAAACAGCTTCTTTTCCTAATAATCGTTTAATTTCATCAAACTTATTTTCATATTCAGTGTAATGGTATTTTTTTACAAGTGATGTTTGAAATGTATCTTCTTTCTCAACTTTTGTAGATGTATCGTAAATGATGAGGTATTCAAAATTAGAAAGGATGGAAATTTTTAATTTAGCTGTAAAACCATAACGTCTTACTTGCTTGGCAGCGTTATTGTCAGTTTCGATTTTTATAAACGGTTTCTTTGCTTCTACAAAGAATTTCCTTTCAGAAAATAGACGAAAGGTATAGTCGGGTTTCTTTGAGTTTTCAAAAGCATTTGTTCTTAATGTCTCTTCCAGAATTACTTCTCTTTCGTTTGTAAATTTTCCTGCACTGTTCTTAATATCCCAGCCTAATAATTCGAAAAAAGGGTTTAAAAAATCATTGCGAAGCTGTGTTTCATTATACACATCAGTGAGATAGGAATCTCTGTTTAAGTGATACTTTTCTACGAGTTGTTTTATGTTCATTTTTTTGCTCGCTTTTAGCACATTGGATTCATTTTTTGTACCGTTTTATAGTTTTCCAGCTTAAATTGCATCTTGAATTCCATATTTATCTTATCATTACTAGAGAGTAATAACAACTCATAAGGATTACGCTTATGGGTGTCTGTAAATGAGGCAACATTTTTTAGATTCACTTGTAAATAAAGGAAAATATAACGGGCGGTATGGGAGTCGAACCCATCACCTCAGGCTTCGGAGGCCTGCACTCTATCCTGATGAGCTAACCGCCCTTTTTCAAAAGAATCGTACTATATTCATCATGCAGATTCAAGTCAAGGACTTTGAACCTCTGCCTTTCGTAGCAAACCCTTACATCGTAATTATATTCCAGCGGAATGCCGGAGAGCAGGGCGATTCCTTCGTCAGTTAAAATATCAGTTATATAAGGACAGAGCGCAATAAGAATATCCTGATATATATTCGCCGCCACAACGTCAAACCTGCCGCGCACGGCATCGTTATACCCGCATATAACATAATTGTTCGTCACGCCGTTAAGCTCATTGCAGAAGAGGGCGGTTTCGCATGCGGCGAAGCTGGGGTCAAACCCGATGCACATTTCAGCGCCGAGCATACAGGCGGCAATACCCAATATTCCCGTGCCGCAGCCCACGTCCAGAACCTTTTTCCCCGCCAAGTCCATTTTTTGCAGATGTTTCAGGCAGGCGAGGGTGGTTTCGTGCTCTCCGCTGCCGAATGCTCCCTGACGGATTCGCATGGTTTTTCCGCCTTTCAGCGGGATTTCGTATATCTTCCTTTCGTACATGGATTATTTTCCTGTTAAGTTTAACTTTATTCAGTGATAGCACGATCAAACAACGAACACAAGCTCAGATAAATAATAGTGTTCTAAAGTCCGGATTAGCTCTTTAACTGTTGACAAAAGGGAGTTCTGATAATATTTCATTTACTACCATATTCCTTGAGGTGCAATAATGGCGCAATTACAGAAAAAAGAAGCTTACAACGTGGCCATTGCCGGAGCGACCGGCGCCGTCGGAGAAACCTTTCTCCAGATTCTCGAAGAGAGAAACTTCCCCATAGCAGAACTCAGACTTCTTGCTTCCAAACGCTCAGTAGGAAAGACGCTTAAGTTCAAGGGTAAGGATTACACGGTGCAGGAACTCACGCACGACAGCTTCAAGGATATAGACATAGCCCTGTTCTCCGCAGGCGGCGGCAGAAGCCTTGAATTTGCCCCCTCCGCAGTTAAAGCAGGCGCGGTTGTTGTGGATAACAGCTCAGCGTACAGAATGGATGACGAAGTGCCTCTTGTAGTGCCCGAAGTCAACCCGCAGGACGCTTTCAAGCATAAAGGCATCATCGCCAACCCCAACTGCACCACAATCATTATGGTTGTTGCGCTCCAGCCTCTTCACGCCTACTCCAGAATCAAGAGAGTGGTGGTTTCATCCTACCAGTCTTCCTCCGGTGCGGGCGCACAGGCAATGCAGGAGCTTATGGATCAGACCAAATCATGGTCGGAAGGAAAAGAGATCAAGGTTGAGAAGTTTGTCAATCAGCTTCTCTTCAACGTTTTTCCTCATATAGACAGCTTCACAGCCAACGGCTACACCAAAGAAGAGATGAAGATGTTCAACGAAACAAGAAAGATCATGGGCGATAAAGACATTAAGGTCAGCGCCACATGCGTTCGTGTTCCTGTTCTCTCCGCTCACTCCGAGGCTGTTACTGTTGAAACAGAAAAAGAGATTACCCCTGAGCTTGCCCGTGAGCTTTTCAGTAAAGCACCCGGACTGATAGTTAAGGATAATCCCGAAAAGAACGAATATCCCATGCCCCTTTACGTTGCCGGTCAGGATCACTGCTACGTGGGCAGAATAAGGAAAGATATATCCGCGGACAATACACTCAGCTTCTGGGTAGTCGGCGATCAGCTCAGAAAAGGTGCTGCCACAAACGCAGTACAGATTGCAGAACTCTTAATAAAGTAGTATAGTAACTTTTACGGCGGGAAGCCGTGCATACGGCTTCCCCTCTATTTATTCGAAAGCTTAGAATTTATTTTGAACGGAGAAACCACTGAGCATATGAAATTTGAACCGATCAGCAACTGCTTTATTTCCTGTGACGAACCCTTTGACACAGCAGAAAACATAATCATGGGCGTGCCCTATGACGGAACATGCAGTTTCAGGCCGGGTTCAAGATTCGCACCCGACGCAGTACGCTCTTCTTCATACGGTATAGAAACCTACAGCCCCATGCTGGACGCTGATCTCGGAGATATGAAAATCTGCGATATAGGCGATCTGGAGCTCTCCTTCGGAAACAAAAAAAACATACTCGGTGTTATAGAGGCCGCAGCGCTTGAGGTTTTCAACTCAGGGAAGAGACTTATCTCCATCGGCGGTGAACATCTGGTTACGCTTCCGCTTTTCCATGCGCTCTCCGTAAGCCTCAAAACAAAGGATATATGCGTTGTTCATCTGGATGCACACGCCGATCTCCGTGATGACTACATGGGCGAAAGGCTTTCCCATGCTACGGTTATCAGAAGAATTTCAGAAATAACTGGTATATCAAATATTTTTCAATACGGAATCCGTTCCGGAACAAAAGAAGAGTTTGATCTTATAAAAAAAGAAGGTACAATGGTAACACCTTTCGCCGATTTGCCCAAGGTTATCGGAAACAGGCCTGTTTATCTCACGATAGACCTTGACGTGCTTGATCCATCAGCCTTTCCGGGCACAGGGACTCCTGAACCCGGCGGATGGCAGTTTATTGAGATTTATAATATTCTCAGTGTTATCAGTAAATTGAACATAAAAGCTGCTGATGTGGTTGAACTTTCGCCGCATTATGATCACAGCGGAGTGTCAACCGTAACAGCCTCAAAGGTAGTCAGAGAGCTACTTCTGAGCCTTTGAAAATTGCTGTTTTTGCGGTTGAAGAATGAATAATATCTTGATTTTATAGGTACCACTGTGTATAACCTATAGAAACTTCTTGAGTGAGGAGGTTGTAGTGAATAAGAAGGAACTTATTGAGAAGATTGCCGAGAAGTCAGGGCTGAAAAAGTCTGACGCAGAAAAAGCGCTTAAAGCTTTTGAAGAGGCAACTGTTGAAGCTCTTAAAGCAGATGACAAAGTTACACTTGTAGGCTTTGGAACATTCTCTGTTTCCGCAAGGAAAGAGCGCAAGGGCAGAAATCCCCAGACTGGTGCAGAGATGACTATCCCCTCCAAAAGGGTGCCCAAATTTGTTGCCGGCAAACTTTTCAAAGACAGCGTAGATTAAGCTGTCTCTTGTTTTACTGAGACAACAATTCCAAGGAATAAAAAGCTCTCTTCATATGAAGGGAGCTTTTTAATTTCCCTTCTTCCGCGGTTTTCTTTTCTTTCTCCTATATTATTGAAAATAATTTGTAATTCATATATCATGTCTTAAGCTATTAAGATGATAAGGACAGCTATGTATATCGATTTCTTCGGTTTCAGGGACAAACCTTTCCGGCTTACCCCGGAACCTGCGGCTTTTTTCTGTTCAGCGCCCCATGACAGAGCCATGACAATGCTTGAATACGGCATAAACAGCCGTAAGGGATTTATGCTGCTCTACGGTCTGCCCGGAACAGGAAGAACAACTCTTTGCTCTCTGCTTCGTGAAACACTTGTCAATTGCAATGTTTCTTATGTTCCCAAAACTTCTGACGCTGATCTGCTCCACAAAATATGCAACGGCTTCGGCATAGAGGCGATGTTTAAGTCCACTGAAAACGAATATTTCGGTGTAATGATGGACTACTTCGTGGGGGAGTATAAGAAAGGAAAAAACAACCTGATCATCATAGATGATGCTGATGAATACTCCATAGATACCTTCCGTACGCTGGAAAAGCTTTCTGAGGTGGAAATAGAGCAGTGCAAGCTTGTTCAGGTGCTTATGGTCGGCACTCAGGAGCTTTGCAGCAAGCTTATGTACGGCAATGTCAAAACACTGAGCGAGCGTGTTCTCTCCGTTACGGAACTTAATCTTCTCGGCCTCAGCGATACGGCAAATTATCTCCAGCATCGTATAAAACTCTCAAAAGGGACAGACCCGGAAGTGCTGAAAAGCACTGCTGTAGTCGAAATTTTCCGCTATTCGCACGGTCTCCCGCTTGAGGTAAACCTTGTT carries:
- a CDS encoding class I SAM-dependent methyltransferase, which produces MKLIDNITTEKLRGGFYTPAAIVSFILKWAINGSSDYEILEPSCGDGIFLEQLKKDNHKFKSVTAIELDEIEARKTNKIKLRNKTIINTDFHSYCNKTIEKFDLVVGNPPYIRYQYFNKDQQQEADVIFRRAGLKYSKLTNAWVSFVVGSSLLLKEKGKIGFVIPAELLQVSYAKQLREFLAHYYNKINIISFEKLVFTDIQQEVVLLLCEKNGNDSHLIEHLELRDASDLSTLDINRLKCPAKRIDFKSNKWTYYFLEQDEIDFLENITVKRKIPTIGNYASVEVGITTGANNYFTVPASTVARYCLEEFAKPMVGRSVQVNGVIFTENDWLTNLHAEVKANLLIFPPKEKLNGHVEVNNYLRYGESLGIHHGYKTGIRDDWFVIPSIKLSDALFVRRNNLFPRLILNEANAYTTDTMHRVFIKNTTNKKAFIASFYNSLSLAFSEIVGRSYGGGVLELMPSETEQILLPYQEKNAELLSTIDRVMREQKNIMEILKITNQHILKQGYGFTDKEICLADSIWKKLSVKRLNRGKK
- a CDS encoding Eco57I restriction-modification methylase domain-containing protein, with protein sequence MNIKQLVEKYHLNRDSYLTDVYNETQLRNDFLNPFFELLGWDIKNSAGKFTNEREVILEETLRTNAFENSKKPDYTFRLFSERKFFVEAKKPFIKIETDNNAAKQVRRYGFTAKLKISILSNFEYLIIYDTSTKVEKEDTFQTSLVKKYHYTEYENKFDEIKRLLGKEAVYTGSFDNEWRYIENKIVQYSVDNLFLKQINEWRKLLGFEIYKHDQEINEQLLNDIVQNYLNRILFLRVCEDRNLENYQTLLSFANADDFEALINKFHKSDKRYNSGLFDQRLGNKIVKDISSVFWEIIKQLYYPESPYSFSVFSSDILGSIYEIFLSEKLIIQNKIVELVKKEENSDRDIVTTPVFIINDILRNTILPKIKDKTDKEIFKLKFADIACGSGAFLLELFQLLHDTLVDYYLKNNSQSKLIQTDVNTYKLPFEIKRQVLLNCVFGVDKDYNAVEATKFGLLLKLLESEDMNSTNDTKPVLPDLSENIFFGNSLLNPSQTENPTEINPFDFSKLRFDAIVGNPPYMKSEDMKNITPLELPVYKRYYKTAYKQFDKYFLFIEQGLDLLTDDGILGYIVPNKFTKVGSGQKLRKLLADNKHLHSIVSFGANQVFADKTTYTCLLILNKRAQEFFQYTEVKNLKSWKVRKPEALNFAFKRFEDLNNETWVLVPSELTDVYHKIVSKSVKLVDLTGDENIFNGIQTSANDVYIFIPTSEDNNYYYFSKSGVNYQIEKEITKPYFKTSSGEDNLYTYRTFKPNARVIYPYYPTQTGVSIIPLATIQKQFPLAYKYLQSKKTILSNSKRDIKPIPQTQDEWHRYGRHQSLDSCGLPQKIIVGVLSVGDKYAIDTHGTLISSGGTAGYCVVAIPETLKYSIYYIQAILNSKYLEWFSVLYGEVFRGGYIARGTKVLKNLPIRKIDFNNSNEKMLHDNIVKTQKELIKIHDIIDANTGDKRTLTSLERCFSKERTNLDKLLAKLYNLGNDDLLIPLIKELYEAN
- a CDS encoding 50S ribosomal protein L11 methyltransferase, producing MYERKIYEIPLKGGKTMRIRQGAFGSGEHETTLACLKHLQKMDLAGKKVLDVGCGTGILGIAACMLGAEMCIGFDPSFAACETALFCNELNGVTNNYVICGYNDAVRGRFDVVAANIYQDILIALCPYITDILTDEGIALLSGIPLEYNYDVRVCYERQRFKVLDLNLHDEYSTILLKKGG
- a CDS encoding aspartate-semialdehyde dehydrogenase, whose product is MAQLQKKEAYNVAIAGATGAVGETFLQILEERNFPIAELRLLASKRSVGKTLKFKGKDYTVQELTHDSFKDIDIALFSAGGGRSLEFAPSAVKAGAVVVDNSSAYRMDDEVPLVVPEVNPQDAFKHKGIIANPNCTTIIMVVALQPLHAYSRIKRVVVSSYQSSSGAGAQAMQELMDQTKSWSEGKEIKVEKFVNQLLFNVFPHIDSFTANGYTKEEMKMFNETRKIMGDKDIKVSATCVRVPVLSAHSEAVTVETEKEITPELARELFSKAPGLIVKDNPEKNEYPMPLYVAGQDHCYVGRIRKDISADNTLSFWVVGDQLRKGAATNAVQIAELLIK
- the speB gene encoding agmatinase yields the protein MKFEPISNCFISCDEPFDTAENIIMGVPYDGTCSFRPGSRFAPDAVRSSSYGIETYSPMLDADLGDMKICDIGDLELSFGNKKNILGVIEAAALEVFNSGKRLISIGGEHLVTLPLFHALSVSLKTKDICVVHLDAHADLRDDYMGERLSHATVIRRISEITGISNIFQYGIRSGTKEEFDLIKKEGTMVTPFADLPKVIGNRPVYLTIDLDVLDPSAFPGTGTPEPGGWQFIEIYNILSVISKLNIKAADVVELSPHYDHSGVSTVTASKVVRELLLSL
- a CDS encoding HU family DNA-binding protein, whose translation is MNKKELIEKIAEKSGLKKSDAEKALKAFEEATVEALKADDKVTLVGFGTFSVSARKERKGRNPQTGAEMTIPSKRVPKFVAGKLFKDSVD
- a CDS encoding AAA family ATPase, giving the protein MYIDFFGFRDKPFRLTPEPAAFFCSAPHDRAMTMLEYGINSRKGFMLLYGLPGTGRTTLCSLLRETLVNCNVSYVPKTSDADLLHKICNGFGIEAMFKSTENEYFGVMMDYFVGEYKKGKNNLIIIDDADEYSIDTFRTLEKLSEVEIEQCKLVQVLMVGTQELCSKLMYGNVKTLSERVLSVTELNLLGLSDTANYLQHRIKLSKGTDPEVLKSTAVVEIFRYSHGLPLEVNLVADKAFQVAADARDKKVGPKHVREAIKHISGIRQPLRVFTVAQYLTPVLILLVLLLGGLQIKTFFDMKDIEEQYAGVKPAAEEPAAETEAAQTPEPAPVIEDAVTEPEPAPAAKPEPVKDEPPAVVQPVQAPAVPVSPEVKYGCITARSGLKLRNRPSPNGDVVGVAVYSSKVMLIEREGEWWRSKINGREGYLFAEYVNEVNRQDKCE